One stretch of Miscanthus floridulus cultivar M001 chromosome 18, ASM1932011v1, whole genome shotgun sequence DNA includes these proteins:
- the LOC136520393 gene encoding uncharacterized protein, whose product MLCVRAEDALAAAAAAAAASDKMRSVTLGGTIQRAVRRMAGGRRRPGVASADPGTGDASASASTTCSGDDTSIGSAKREGARRCIMQRYRSQLEQEVKKLQRQLQEEIDLHLALADAITYNAALILKSSIKLPDKAHELLISISSLETAITKLEEDLNHLHYQLCHARNERLLAENKPGCLLPRASDCQPSTACDCTGREPEQMLRDLRFRDYHPVEEDFSTEPEDQQDDEKDAEDGERVSLNMLLEKHQDVSLTGLLEHRDEEMQEACSMEKEGKEDQKIDVLPFSQPNLKKGNMSGNLWINPNQLSEEMVRSMKDIFLHLSTSSKISPEEPFANSSSSAERLSGSTLTTLSDSSVIASVLRSPSIDLNHDDGILDEIRNFDPYNVNGKEARRDIGSYCSVAEVSWMYIGNEQLDYASGALKKFRFLVEHLSKVDPSCMNCDERLAFWINLYNALIMHAYLAYGVPENDIKLFALMQKACYTIGGQPVSAAEIEFVILKMKTPVHRPQLSLMLALHKFKTSENLKKYSIDDTEPRVLFALCCGMFSSPAVRIFSAENVRAELQESMRDYIRASVGINDKGELIVPKLLQSYAKGIVEDSLLADWICRHLTLDQVAAIQDTSSSHKQRLLGVRSFSVIPFDSRFRYLFLSKNSRCQN is encoded by the exons ATGCTGTGCGTGCGCGCGGAGGACGCGCTGGCCGCCGCTGCAGCCGCGGCCGCGGCGTCCGACAAGATGCGCTCCGTGACCCT GGGCGGGACGATCCAGAGGGCGGTGCGGAGGATGGCCGGCGGCCGGAGGAGACCCGGCGTCGCCTCGGCGGACCCGGGGACCGGCGACGCGTCGGCGTCAGCGTCGACCACCTGCTCCGGG GATGATACCAGCATTGGTAGTGCCAAGAGGGAAGGGGCACGAAGGTGCATCATGCAGCGGTACAGATCGCAGCTCGAGCAGGAA GTTAAGAAATTGCAAAGGCAACTCCAAGAAGAGATTGATTTGCATCTGGCGTTGGCAGATGCCATTACATATAATGCGGCACTGATACTTAAGTCGTCTATAAAGCTTCCAGACAAG GCACATGAGCTATTAATTAGCATATCCTCTTTGGAAACCGCTATCACAAAGCTTGAAGAGGATCTAAACCACCTGCATTACCAGTTATGTCATGCAAGGAATGAAAGGCTACTTGCAGAAAATAAGCCAGGATGCTTGCTACCTAGAGCATCAGATTGCCAACCCTCCACAGCTTGCGATTGTACAGGGCGAGAA CCCGAACAAATGTTAAGAGATTTGAGATTCAGAGATTATCACCCAGTCGAAGAAGATTTTTCAACTGAACCTGAAGATCAGCAGGATGATGAAAAAGACGCTGAAGATGGAGAACGGGTATCTCTAAATATGCTGTTAGAAAAGCACCAAGATGTTTCTTTAACTGGACTGTTGGAACACCGAGATGAAGAG ATGCAAGAGGCATGCTCTATGGAAAAAGAAGGCAAAGAAGATCAGAAGATAGATGTGTTACCATTTAGCCAGCCAAATTTGAAGAAAGGCAACATGAGTGGAAATTTGTGGATTAATCCAAATCAGCTCTCTGAAGAGATGGTGCGCTCCATGAAAGATATCTTCCTTCATTTATCTACATCTTCCAAGATATCACCAGAGGAGCCTTTTGCTAATTCATCTTCATCAGCAGAACGTCTGTCTGGTTCAACATTGACTACTTTGTCGGATTCATCTGTAATAGCCTCAGTGCTGCGCAGTCCTTCAATTGACTTGAACCATGATGATGGCATTCTTGATGAAATCAGAAACTTTGACCCATACAATGTTAATGGGAAGGAAGCACGGAGAGACATTGGAAGCTATTGTTCAGTAGCTGAAGTGTCTTGGATGTATATTGGCAATGAACAACTTGACTATGCATCTGGAGCTCTGAAAAAGTTCAG ATTTCTTGTGGAGCACCTATCAAAGGTTGACCCATCTTGTATGAACTGTGATGAACGGTTAGCATTTTGGATTAACCTGTACAATGCATTAATAATGCAT GCTTATTTGGCATACGGTGTCCCTGAAAATGACATTAAGCTTTTCGCACTAATGCAAAAG GCCTGTTACACGATCGGTGGGCAGCCTGTCAGTGCAGCTGAAATAGAGTTTGTGATTCTGAAGATGAAGACTCCCGTGCACCGGCCACAACTC TCCTTGATGCTGGCCCTTCACAAATTTAAAACATCAGAGAATCTCAAGAAATATTCAATCGATGATACTGAGCCCCGTGTTCTCTTCGCACTCTGTTGTGGGATGTTCTCTTCACCTGCG GTAAGGATTTTCTCTGCTGAAAATGTTCGAGCTGAGCTTCAGGAATCAATGAGAGACTACATCCGAGCATCAGTTGGTATAAATGACAAGGGAGAGCTTATAGTCCCCAAGTTACTGCAGAGTTATGCCAAAGGCATTGTGGAGGACTCTCTACTCGCCGACTGGATCTGCCGTCATCTAACACTAGACCAAGTCGCTGcaatccaagatacatcatcgTCGCATAAGCAACGCCTTCTTGGAGTGCGCAGTTTCAGCGTCATCCCATTTGATTCAAGATTCCGGTACCTATTCTTGTCCAAAAACAGTAGGTGCCAGAACTGA
- the LOC136520394 gene encoding cytochrome P450 716B1-like: MDAAPATLAAAVAVVLAVVASVPVLLGLLSASAGGKKTNPKAPLPPGSFGLPFIGQTLSLVRALRANTADDWLRRCVATYGSVSRLRLFGCPTAFLVGTTANKFIFTSAGVTAKTPESFARMVGRRTIRDVVGDEHRRVRAMMVQFLRVDAVKRHVASMDGEVRSHLDAEWRGRGTVAVMPSMKSLTFDIMCTAIFGLRTGAVRRELWTEFQELVRGIWAVPVNLPFSTYSRCLAASQRGRRAVAGVIQERRTKLERGESSPASDVVSLMLSEGLPDEEIIDNVMFLMVAAHDTTAALLTFLIRQLDADKDAYDKVVQEQEEIARSKAAGEALSWEDLGKMRYTWAAALETLRMVPPVFTMMRKTVEDVEYGGYLIPKGWQVIHAANMTQWDPAIFPEPGRFDPARFENASAVPPFAFVPFGGGARVCPGNEFARVETLVAVHHIVTRFRWKLAAGCDRSFSRFPLPYPSQGLLIDIEPIQK; encoded by the exons ATGGATGCTGCTCCGGCGACATTGGCGGCTGCAGTTGCCGTCGTCCTCGCGGTTGTAGCATCGGTCCCCGTACTGCTCGGCCTCCTCTCTGCCAGCGCCGGCGGCAAGAAGACGAATCCGAAAGCACCCCTGCCTCCGGGCTCATTCGGTCTGCCTTTCATCGGGCAGACGCTGAGCCTGGTCCGCGCCCTCCGGGCCAACACCGCCGACGACTGGCTCCGGCGGTGTGTGGCCACGTACGGGTCCGTGTCGCGGCTGCGCCTCTTCGGCTGTCCGACGGCCTTCCTTGTCGGCACCACCGCCAACAAGTTCATCTTCACCAGCGCCGGGGTGACCGCCAAGACCCCCGAGTCCTTCGCCCGGATGGTGGGCCGCCGGACGATCAGGGACGTGGTCGGCGACGAGCACCGCCGTGTCAGGGCCATGATGGTGCAGTTCCTCAGGGTGGACGCCGTCAAGAGGCACGTCGCCAGCATGGACGGCGAGGTCCGGAGCCACCTCGACGCCGAGTGGCGCGGCCGGGGTACCGTGGCCGTGATGCCGTCCATGAAGTCGCTCACCTTCGATATCATGTGCACCGCCATCTTCGGCCTCAGGACGGGCGCCGTCCGCCGGGAGCTTTGGACGGAGTTCCAGGAGCTGGTGAGGGGCATCTGGGCGGTCCCGGTGAACCTGCCCTTCTCCACATACAGCCGGTGCCTCGCCGCGAGCCAGCGTGGGCGGCGCGCCGTCGCCGGGGTCATCCAGGAGAGGAGGACCAAGCTGGAGCGCGGGGAGAGCTCGCCGGCCAGCGACGTTGTCAGCCTCATGCTCTCAGAGGGCCTGCCTGACGAGGAGATCATCGATAACGTCATGTTTCTCATGGTCGCCGCGCACGACACCACCGCCGCCCTCCTCACCTTCCTCATCCGGCAGCTCGACGCCGACAAGGACGCCTACGACAAAGTTGTCCAGG AGCAAGAAGAGATTGCGCGGAGCAAGGCGGCCGGGGAGGCTCTGTCGTGGGAGGACCTCGGCAAGATGCGGTACACCTGGGCGGCGGCGCTGGAGACGCTGCGGATGGTGCCTCCGGTGTTCACCATGATGAGGAAGACGGTGGAGGACGTCGAGTACGGCGGCTACCTCATACCCAAAGGCTGGCAGGTGATCCACGCGGCCAACATGACGCAGTGGGACCCGGCCATCTTCCCGGAGCCCGGCAGGTTCGACCCGGCTCGGTTCGAGAACGCGTCGGCGGTGCCGCCCTTCGCCTTCGTGCCCTTCGGCGGCGGCGCCCGCGTCTGCCCCGGGAACGAGTTCGCCAGGGTGGAGACGCTGGTGGCCGTGCACCACATCGTGACGCGCTTCAGGTGGAAGCTCGCCGCCGGCTGCGACCGCAGCTTCTCCAGGTTCCCGCTGCCGTACCCGTCTCAGGGCCTCCTCATCGACATCGAACCTATTCAGAAATGA